The nucleotide window AGCGACTCGGAAATCGCCAGCCGCGGCATGATGGCCGGCACGATCCCCGGCATGGGCCGGATGAAGTTGTGGTATTTGATCAGGGCCCGCCGGCCGGTCATCCGCACGTCGTAGATCGGCAGCATGACGACACAGTTGAGCCGGAAAGCCTCGTCGATCCGGCAGCGGTCCATGACCGCCCGCAGGCTGAGGCCGTCGGCGGTGGCATAGCCGGCGGCGGTCTCCTCGAAGAGAAAGAACTGGGCCTGCGGGTGTTGTTCGCGGTGCCGGTCCTGCCAGACGGCCACGGGGTCTTCACCGCTGAGGACCGGTTCATCGACAGGCACCACCTGCTGGTGCTGGCGGGTAAAGTATTCGCGGCGAAGGGTGCGCGTCAGCCACAGGAAGCCGTACTCGATGATTTCGCGGAAGTGGGTCGTCGTCCAGTGAACGGTACGCTGGGTCTTCCGGATCACCCGGTAGCCGGGCGGCGGCTGGTGTTTGCCCTCGACCGCCGGCTCCTGGTAAAGCTTGAGTTCGTACCCCAGACCGGCGGTCAACGCGGTCAGTTTGTCCAGCTCCCGCTGCAGCTCGAAGCGCTCGATGCGGGCGCGGGTCAGCCGCTCTTGCAGCTCGGCTGCCTGGTCGAAGGCCTCCTGGTCGCCGGCGGCCGCGATTTTATTCGCGACCAGGGTTGTAAGCGTTTTCTCCATCAGCGCGGCCAGGTCCAGACGACCGGCAATCTCCACCGCCCGCCGCTCGATGACCCCCGGCCGCAGGTCGATCTCCTCGAAGGCGGTGAGATGGCCGGCGGCATCGGCCTGGGTCCCAAAGACCAGCTGAAAGCCCAGGAGATGCGACCAGGCATTTTGGTAATCGTCATCGGTGTTCAGAAAGTCGTTTCCCGCGCTCAGGCTGACGCCCGTGGCGACCATCGCCAGGTAGCGCCGCCGGCTGATGCCGTCGACGAAGATGATGCCCCGATCGCACCGGGTGGGGGTCAACTCGCCGTCGGCGTCTTCCGCCAGCCAGATCTCTTCCCCTTCCTGGAGGTCCTCGATCTGGACTATCAACCGCTTGGCCTTCAACTCCTTGAAATCGGCCGCCGAGAGGACACGCGGTGCCGGCTTGCCCGGAAACCACGAGGCCTCGAAGTAGCGCCGCATGGCCGCGATGGAGGTCACCACCGGGCGCTCGTCGCCGGAGACCAGCGCGGCCCAGTCGATCGTGACGGCCCGCTTGCGGGTGAAGGCAAAAACGGGCGGCGTGTCATCCGCCTCCGCCGGGCTTGGCGGCTGCACGGCCAGGATATCGGCCAGCGACCGCAGCAGCGGTTCTCCCCCGGCGACCACGAGGCCGTCGGGCTTCCAGTTATCGATGCTGTTTGGGACGTTTATCGGTGTCATGGCGGTGTCCTCCCTCTTGATGGCAGGTAATCAGGCTGGCGGCGGCGGTTGCGGCGCGCGGCTCTCGGCTGCCCGCTGCGGACGCCGGCGACGGGCTTGCGGCCGACGGCGGCCTTCGTCGCCGGGGCGTTGGGGCGGTGGATAACCATCGGCCGGGGCCAACGCCTGCCCCCGTCGCCGGTGCTTCATCAGTCGCCGCCGGTCGGCGGCCGGGTTTGCGCCGGCCGCGTTCGTGGCTGCGCGTGTCGCCGCATGGGCCGCGGGACGGATCGCCGCTGCGGGGCGTTCCTTTTGCGGCGGCGGCTGGTAAGCGCCGACGTTGGCCCACGGGCGCTCCGGATCGATCCGATATTCATTTTCGAACTGATACAGGACGGCCTGGTGGAAGGTGTCGCGGACTTGAGGCGATTTGTCGTCCGGATCGAAACCTTGGGCGGCTTTCCAGATGGCCTTGGCGAGGTAGCTGCCGTAACTGGTGTTGCCCGGCGGTTCGTCCGCCCAGCCGATGCCCTCGGCCTGTTTCTCGATGCAAAACGGCAGCGGGCCCGCGGCCAGTTTACGATTTCGCTGGGCCATCGCGACGATCCGCTCGGTCACGGCCTTGCGGCTCGCCGGATCGGCAAAGTAGGCGACGATGTGGTCACGGCGCCCCTTGACGATCGCGCTGAACGGGCCCATCGCCTTGAACTTGTGGAACCCGCCGATGGCATCGATCTCCTTCAGGGACTGCAGCAGGGCGTCCACCAAGGCGTTGGCCGCCCGGCGGTAATTCCCGTCGTGAAGGGCGATGTAGAGGCGGTGTCGGACCTGTTGGGGGCCGGTCCGCCCCACCGGCGGGTTTCGGTCAAAATGGTAGAAGGCCCCGGCCAGCTCTTCGGTGACCGGATAGCCGCTTTCGAATTGCTGCAGGACCTGCGTGGTCGGCCGGCCATGCCACACCGGGCCGCCGGTCTGCATCCAGCTCTGGATGTGGTCGGCACCTTGGGCCGCGGCCAGGGCCGTGCTGACGTCGCGCATGTCGATGATGAAACCTTCAATGTTCTTCATCTCGCGGGAAACCACGTCTTTGTAGTCTTTCAGGTTTTGATCGTTGCGCTGGTTGTCGACGAATCCGTGCCGCCCGTAAATGCGATAGACATCACTGCGCTGGAGGCGGCCGAGATTGTTCCAGACGATATCGATGAACGCTTGCAGATCGGGGTTCATGGGTGCGGTCCTTTCCGGCTGAAAGGTTACAAACTGCGGCCGAAAACGGCCCCGATGGACGGCTCAGGAGCACCCGGTGCCAAAGGCACCGGGCAACATGGGGGGAATCAGGAATGGCGTACGACCAAAATTAAGACGATAAAAACCCACTTCAAGATTTTTATTTCGGAATCCGGCGCGGCGGCCGCGACCCCTTCCGACCGGTCAGAGGGTCGGCGGGGGGGGGCAACCGCCCCACGGAACCCCCCGGGGCCCCTGCTCTAAATCCGATTCAGTTTACGAATGCGGCTTGACAGGCTTGAGATACCTGGATAAGAACCAATGAGGGCGGGCGCCGGATCCGAGGGTCCGTCGGGTCACCACGACCGCGGAACCCTTCCCTGACAGAACGCGGCCTGATCCGAAGGACACCCGTCGGCAGGCGTCACCGCCGCTGTCGACAAAGTAAAATCCCCATGCAATTCGTCGACTTTCAAAACACCCACGCCATGCTCAGCGCGACTGTCGATCGCCACCGCGGGCACCCGGCCTACCGCTGGTTCACCGGACCGGACGTCACCGCCGCGGTCACCTGGGGCGAATTCCACGAACAGGTCCGCCAGGTGGCCAAAGCCCTGATGGCGCTGGGCGTCGCCTTGGGCGACAAGGTCAACATCGTCAGCTATTCCTGCTACCACTGGGTGCTGACCGACATGGGCATCACCTGCGCCGGGGGCGTCACCGTCGGCATTTACCAATCCAGTCTGCCCCAGGATTGCCGGTACATCATCGACCATTCGGATGCCGTGATGGTCTTTGCCGAAGATAACCAGCAGCTGGACAAACTCTTCGACATCCGGCCCCACATCCCCAAAGTCCGTAACGTGGTGCTTTTCAGCGGGCAGGTCCCGGAGGACGATTGGGTGATGGGGTTCGCCGATTTTCTGGCTTTGGGCCGCGATATCCCGGATGCGGACTTCCAGCGGCGCATCCGGTCAGTGGGCCCCCGGGACCCGGCCGGCATCGTCTACACTTCCGGCACCACCGGGGTTCCCAAGGGGGCTGTCCTGACCCACGACAACATCACCTTCACGGCCCAGTCGGTCCGAGGCAGCACCCGGATCGAAGACGGCGACGAGGTGTTTCTCTTTCTGCCCTTGGCCCATATTTTCGCCCGCACCTGCGTTTACGCCACCCTCCTGATGGGCTGCACTACCACCTTCACCCGCAGCATGGAAACCGTGGCCGAGGACATGCAGGCCTGCCGGCCGCACTGGTTTGCCAGCGTCCCGCGGATCTACGAAAAGGTCTATGCCAAGGTGATCGGGGGCGCGGAGGCAAAGGGCGGCGCCGCCCTGAAGATTTTCCGCTGGGCCCGCGCGGTGGGCGAGCAGGTCAGCGACCTCAAGGTCGCCAAAAAACCGGTCCCCTTGTTTCTGGGCCTCAAACATGCGCTTGCCAACAAG belongs to Desulfobacteraceae bacterium and includes:
- a CDS encoding long-chain fatty acid--CoA ligase — protein: MQFVDFQNTHAMLSATVDRHRGHPAYRWFTGPDVTAAVTWGEFHEQVRQVAKALMALGVALGDKVNIVSYSCYHWVLTDMGITCAGGVTVGIYQSSLPQDCRYIIDHSDAVMVFAEDNQQLDKLFDIRPHIPKVRNVVLFSGQVPEDDWVMGFADFLALGRDIPDADFQRRIRSVGPRDPAGIVYTSGTTGVPKGAVLTHDNITFTAQSVRGSTRIEDGDEVFLFLPLAHIFARTCVYATLLMGCTTTFTRSMETVAEDMQACRPHWFASVPRIYEKVYAKVIGGAEAKGGAALKIFRWARAVGEQVSDLKVAKKPVPLFLGLKHALANKLVFGKIQAALGGRLRWCISGAAPLDPQIGRFFHAAGILILEGIGMTEDTSFSHLNRCDNFRFGWVGRPGPGIAHKTAEDGEVMIRGRNVMQEYYKMPAETAATITPEGWLLTGDIGEIDGEDFLRITGRKKELIITAGGKNIAPAAIEGAIATSRYINQACVIGDRRKFLSALVTLDEENVAAWAAAEGIAFRDLQDLMANPKVQTLIAAEVGTANRRFAGYESVKKVSIVPEFTIENGLLTPTLKIKKNLVSRQ